The genomic segment TTCACCTCTAATCCCTTAATTTTCTACCGGTAAGTGTTAAAAATACAGTTTCAAGATCTGGTACTTTGTTCTCAATATTTTCAATTGGAATTCCATTATCCGTGAAATATAAAATTATCTTATCTAAATTGTTAATTTCCTTTAAACTGTCAATTTTAACTTTGTTTTCATTAATGAGGACATTCGTAACTCCCTTTAGTTCCTTTAATTGTTCTTCATTAATTACCGTACCATCGATAACCGTAACCTCAACAGTATTTTTATCTGTAACAATAGCTTTGAGTTCTTCCTTGGTACCTGTTACAATAACCTTCCCATGATCAATAATACTTATCATCGTTGAGATTGCTTCTACTTCTTCCATGTAATGAGTTGTATAAATAATGGTACATCCTCTTTCATTTAATTTCTTCACAGAGTCAAGTATATGATTTCTTGATTGTGGATCGATACCTACTGTAGGCTCATCCATTATTAAAAGCTTAGGGGTATGGGCAATTGCGCATGCTATATTTAATCTTCTTTTCATTCCTCCAGAGAAACTAGCTGGCATACTCTTAGCTTTATCACTAAGACCAACAAATTCTAGAGCATCGAAGGCTTTCTTTTTTAATTCTTCCCCTTTAAGACCATAGAGACTTGCAAAAAACTTTACGTTTTCGAGGCAAGTTAAATCTTCGTATACTGCTATGTCTTGAGGAACTACACCAATGTTTCTCTTTGCATTATTCGAATTTTTCTGATTATCTTTTCCAAGTATTTCAATAGAACCTTTTGTCGTTGTAATTAACCCACAAATCATATTTATAATGGTACTCTTACCTGCTCCATTAGGCCCAAGTAAGCCATAAATTTCTCCCTCTTTAATGGAAAAATCGATATTATCAACTGCAGTAAAGTCTCCAAATTTTTTAGTTAATCCTTTTATTTTAACAATATCCAAAATAATACCCCCTAAAACTTTTTTATTTTTGGTAATTTCTATGCTTTTATTATATAAAAAAAAGACTTCTACTGTGAGTGCAGAAAGTCACTTTTACAACATGACAAAGGTCACATTCTATTTATTACCACCTTTTAAATAATAAATAGCAATCTGTGTTCTATGTTCGAGGCCTGTTTTACTTAAAATTGAAGTAATGTAGTTTTTCACAGTACCCTCTGATATAAACAATCTTGCCGAAATCTTTCTATTGGATAATCCATCAGCTATTGCCTGAATTATCTCTAGCTCTCTCCCAGTAAACAAATCCCTATTTAATTTACTACTATTATTGTTATCTATTTTTTTTAACACTTTATCAATTATGCCTTCCTGCATAACAATATTCCCACTGTATACTACTTTTATTGCAGCTTTAATCTTATCTGGAGTATTATTTTTAAGAATATATCCCTTTGCTCCATAACGAATCGCTGCATTTATATATTCGTCTTCATCAAAGGTAGTCAGAATGAGGCATTTTGTTGAAGTCTTTATAGAGATTTCCTTTATGGCCTCCACGCCATTTAATACTGGCATTCTTATATCCAAAAGTGCAACATCTACGGAGTTGTTTAAACAATATTCTATTGCATCGAATCCATTTTCTACACAAGCCATCACAATAAATTCTTCGTCTAAACCAATTATTATTTTTAGACCTTCTCGAATAAGTGAATCATCATCAGCAATCAAAATCTTAATTGGCAATTCGGCACCACCCTTTTACTAAATTTGAATTATTCCTAAATAGGAAGTAAAATAATTACTGAAAACCCACTAGAACCATCTAAAATAACTTTTCCATTTAAATTCATAGTTCTTTCTTCTATTCCTGATAGGCCAAGATCTTTTTTTATGATGATGCACCCTATGCCATCATCCTTTATTTCTACTTTAAGTAAAGTATTAAGCACTTCCACATTTACTTTGACATTCTTAGCTTCAGAATATTTAATTATATTGGTAAAAGTTTCTTTTATATTGTCGCATATAACCTTCCATTCAATATAGGAAATCCTATCCAAATTATTGCTGTAATATAAATTTGCATTGATTTTAGTTTTATTGTTAAACTCATCTACAAGTAGCTTTATTTTGTTTATACCTAACTGTTCTGCTTCAGGTTTAATGTTCTTCAATGTATATCGTATACTATCCATTCCATCTCTAAGTACATTTATTGTAGTTTGAATAATAGCTTTGCTTTGATTACTATCCTTGTCCATAATAAGTTTCGCAGCCTCTAGTTGCATTAAACTTCCTGAGATACTATGGCCTAATTTATCATGTATTTCCTGAGCAATGTTATTTCTCTCTTGCAACTGTGAAGTATATATTATTTGGTTTTTGTATTCCATTTGATTATTTAAACTCATCAATAATCTATAGTTTTTCTCTTTAAGCTCATCATTTTTAATAGTAAGTTTTTTCATTTTATTTTCAATGATTAAAATAAAATAGTATGCTACGAGACTAAACAAGGAAGCGAATGAGTATTCGCATACTATAAAATGTTTATTAATAATAAAAATAGATATTAGTAAAACAAACAAAATAAATATGAGTTTTATTTTACCAACAAATATTTCGAAAAGATTTAGTGGTAACAATATAAAAAATATAGGAGTGACAAAAAAATTGCAAATCAAAAGCTCAAGAATTGATATGCTTAAAAATATGAGTTTGCATTTATTATTTGAAATCAATGATTTACTTACATTAATAATCACATAAAAAAGTAATGATATAATAACTATATAGTTGCTGCAAGGATAATCGAAATTGCCCTTTACTAGCAGACTACTCACATAAATTAGTAAAATTAATTTATTTAATATAATCCAATTTTCCATAAAAGCACCTCTACCTGTTACAAATTATGCAAATACTTAAGCTATTTTATTAATTTTTATAAATTTCTATAGAATATACCATTATTGTAATTCTACATTAAGATAATATTATCCTTCAATTGTATAAAAACAACTGTATTAGAGTTCTTCACAATAAGATGAAGAGAAGTACCGTAAGGGTGATGGCACACGATAAACACATAAGTTTGTTTCCAAGATTAATATTTAAAGACCATGATTTTGATTTGGATTATTGGAAAGAAATGTATTGACTCATCAGCAAATCGATGGCGTAGGGCATATAAAAAAGAGGGTATCCTTGGGTTAAGAGATATGAGGAAAGAATCATCAGGAAGGCACAGAGATAAAGAACTTTCGACACTGAATATATTGAAATTACCTATGAATACATAAAAACTTTTTCCTTTATGTTGCTAACTTAAAGGAAAAAGTTTTAGTTATAATTATAGTAATGATGAATTAGTTAATGTATATCATAAAAATTAACCACCGATATAATCTTTTCTAATCGTTTATAAATCTGTATTTTTTAAATCATCTACAATAACCACGCCACCTACAATACTGCCATCTTTTATAATCGAATAGATACCGCTTCTACTAAAGGTGGTATCTACTTTAACAGTTCCTTTTTTACCTTTAAAAGTAGTTATGTTGTTGCCAGTGTCTGTTGCAGCAATTTCAAAGGTTCCATCTGGATTGTCAAATCCAAATAAATCAAAGCTTAAAATGGTATTAACATTTTTAGCCGCAACTACAATCAAGGGTTCAAATTCATATCCTGTACCTTTAATTGAAAGAGCCTGATTGCTTCCTGAAATCACAGCTTTTTGGATCAATCTACTGGTTTCAACTTTACTCAAATCCGTACCATAAACACTTGGTTTTTCAGGTGTAGCAGGTGCGCTACCCATATTACAACCAGGCATTCCACTGGATGGAGCTGGCACAGAAGGATCAGGTTTTGAAGTGTCTACCGTTTCAACATTATCAACTACCTTAAACACGCCTCTAATCATGCCCATTCCACAACTGAAGTTTATATCTTTATCCTTTGGTGTAAATTCAATAACATTTTCACCGGGCTTCAAATTTTTCTGAATGTTTAAGGATGGAATAATTATTTGGCGGTTACAGGAATTTAATGATTTACCATCAATTATCCATTTTACAGGCATATTTTTCTGTATATATAAACCATTTGGTGTATAACCTGCACCGTCTGCGGTCATCTTAACTACCTGAACTCCATTCTCTATAGTTGCCTTAGCAGCTGGGGTAGCTGATTCCAATGGGTTATTACCAGATAAACTAGAAGCTAATGAAGATGTAGAAGGCACATTTACACCAGCTAAAGCTAGTCCTCTACTTCCCATTACAATACCTAAAACTACAACTAGTATTCCACTAAATTTTAAAAGGGTTTTTGTATATCCTTTAGTAAGGAGACCTGATAATGCGCCAAATGTTAACATTAAAGGTACTGTACCGAGAGAAAATATTAACATAGATAAGGCTCCATTAAAAGCACTTCCAGTTCCTAAAGCATATAGTTGCATTGTCTGAAGGGGCCCACAGGGCATAAGTCCATTTAAAACACCAACTAAAAAAGGAGTTTTTGGTTTCTTCTTAACTGAGCAAGCAGGCCTCGGAAGCTTTATGTTAAACCTTCTAAATAGGCTATATCCACTCATATTAAGTCCCATTATTATCATAAAGACACCGGCAAATATTTGGAGCCCAGCCTTTGCGGATAGAGAGAGTGAAAGCACGGAACCTAGAGCACCTACTATCCCACCAATTACTGTATATGCTATAACTCTACCTGCATTATATAGAAGTGCAGGTTTGATGGAATCGAATTTACTTTTGCTATCTTTATTTATACTTTGGGATAGCATTATTCCACCACACATTCCTACACAATGTATTGAAGTAAGGACTCCAACAATGAATAGAACAAAATATGTAGCGCCATTGAGTCTAGAGGTCATGTCAATTCCACCTGATGAATTTCCGATCAATATAATTGTCGCTACAATTATAAATATACCTACTATTTTGTGGTTATTTGAACCTTCTATGCTATAACCAGCTGCTTTTATGGCAGTTCTAATTTCTTCAGAATTACACAGGTCTGTATCGTATTCTATTGTTACAGATTGACTACTAAAGCTTGCTAGAGCTTTTTTCACACCATATAATTTTGTAACGGCTCTTTCTACTTTTGATTCACATGATGTACACGTCATATCGAAGACTTTTATTTTTTCCTTTTTAATGCTCACATTATTACCTCCTAAAAGTTCTTAATATAATATTTAATGTTGTATTCAATGAATATTTATCCTTAAATCATCGTCTGCGAAGCTGCATTAACGACTTCAGAAGGGGACTTTCCTTCTGAAATGTCGTTAAAGTTTCATAAAAAATAAGATTGTGATTTTAATTCTATGAATAGAAACGTATTATTTAAATTATATAAAAAAGATGTGTAGATTTTATAAAGATAAAAATAAAGATATATAGCTGATAGGTTTTAAAAAATAATTAAACCCAGATAAGTTACTTATCTGGATTTAATGTTAAGTTAGATTATTTATCTAGAGTTTTAATATATTCTTTCATCTGATCAATATTCATAGCACCATAGTGTTTAGAAATGATATTCCCGTCTACATCAATGAAATATGAAGTAGGAATTGATGCTATATTATATTGGGCGGCAACAATCTGATCAGG from the Clostridium sp. CM027 genome contains:
- a CDS encoding response regulator transcription factor, producing the protein MPIKILIADDDSLIREGLKIIIGLDEEFIVMACVENGFDAIEYCLNNSVDVALLDIRMPVLNGVEAIKEISIKTSTKCLILTTFDEDEYINAAIRYGAKGYILKNNTPDKIKAAIKVVYSGNIVMQEGIIDKVLKKIDNNNSSKLNRDLFTGRELEIIQAIADGLSNRKISARLFISEGTVKNYITSILSKTGLEHRTQIAIYYLKGGNK
- a CDS encoding sensor histidine kinase translates to MKKLTIKNDELKEKNYRLLMSLNNQMEYKNQIIYTSQLQERNNIAQEIHDKLGHSISGSLMQLEAAKLIMDKDSNQSKAIIQTTINVLRDGMDSIRYTLKNIKPEAEQLGINKIKLLVDEFNNKTKINANLYYSNNLDRISYIEWKVICDNIKETFTNIIKYSEAKNVKVNVEVLNTLLKVEIKDDGIGCIIIKKDLGLSGIEERTMNLNGKVILDGSSGFSVIILLPI
- a CDS encoding ABC transporter ATP-binding protein; this encodes MDIVKIKGLTKKFGDFTAVDNIDFSIKEGEIYGLLGPNGAGKSTIINMICGLITTTKGSIEILGKDNQKNSNNAKRNIGVVPQDIAVYEDLTCLENVKFFASLYGLKGEELKKKAFDALEFVGLSDKAKSMPASFSGGMKRRLNIACAIAHTPKLLIMDEPTVGIDPQSRNHILDSVKKLNERGCTIIYTTHYMEEVEAISTMISIIDHGKVIVTGTKEELKAIVTDKNTVEVTVIDGTVINEEQLKELKGVTNVLINENKVKIDSLKEINNLDKIILYFTDNGIPIENIENKVPDLETVFLTLTGRKLRD
- a CDS encoding sulfite exporter TauE/SafE family protein, producing MSIKKEKIKVFDMTCTSCESKVERAVTKLYGVKKALASFSSQSVTIEYDTDLCNSEEIRTAIKAAGYSIEGSNNHKIVGIFIIVATIILIGNSSGGIDMTSRLNGATYFVLFIVGVLTSIHCVGMCGGIMLSQSINKDSKSKFDSIKPALLYNAGRVIAYTVIGGIVGALGSVLSLSLSAKAGLQIFAGVFMIIMGLNMSGYSLFRRFNIKLPRPACSVKKKPKTPFLVGVLNGLMPCGPLQTMQLYALGTGSAFNGALSMLIFSLGTVPLMLTFGALSGLLTKGYTKTLLKFSGILVVVLGIVMGSRGLALAGVNVPSTSSLASSLSGNNPLESATPAAKATIENGVQVVKMTADGAGYTPNGLYIQKNMPVKWIIDGKSLNSCNRQIIIPSLNIQKNLKPGENVIEFTPKDKDINFSCGMGMIRGVFKVVDNVETVDTSKPDPSVPAPSSGMPGCNMGSAPATPEKPSVYGTDLSKVETSRLIQKAVISGSNQALSIKGTGYEFEPLIVVAAKNVNTILSFDLFGFDNPDGTFEIAATDTGNNITTFKGKKGTVKVDTTFSRSGIYSIIKDGSIVGGVVIVDDLKNTDL